In Populus nigra chromosome 1, ddPopNigr1.1, whole genome shotgun sequence, one genomic interval encodes:
- the LOC133684085 gene encoding uncharacterized protein LOC133684085: MASQEHLDKMQLRQNYRNLWHTDLMGTIQADAPYCCLACWCGPCVSYLLRKRALYNDMSRYVCCAGYMPCSGRCGESRCPELCLATEVFLCFGNSVASTRFMLQDEFNIQTTRCDNCIIGFMFCLQQIACIFSIVAMIVGSGDLQEASQLLSCLAELVYCTVCACMQTQHKVEMDKRDGMFGPQPVMAVPPIQQMSRIDQPIPPSVGYPPQGYGQPYGYPPQAQGYPAAGYPPPAYPPSNYPPPGYQPSGYPK; this comes from the exons ATGGCATCTCAGGAACACTTGGACAAGATGCAGTTACGACAGAACTATAGAAATCTCTGGCACACTGATTTAATGGGCACCATTCAAGCTGATGCCCCAT ATTGCTGCTTGGCTTGTTGGTG TGGGCCATGTGTATCGTACCTGCTCCGCAAACGAGCACTTTACAATGACATGTCAAG GTATGTTTGTTGTGCTGGTTACATGCCATGTAGTGGCAGGTGTGGTGAAAGTCGTTGCCCTGAACTTTGTCTCGCCACGGAG GTATTCCTTTGCTTTGGAAATTCAGTGGCCTCTACTCGTTTTATGTTGCAAGATGAATTCAACATTCAGACAACACGGTGTGATAATTGCATTATT GGTTTTATGTTCTGCCTCCAACAAAttgcatgcatattttctatagTTGCGATGATTGTTGGAAGTGGAGATCTTCAAGAGGCTTCTCAGTTGCTATCTTGTTTGGCTGAACTGGTGTACTGCAC GGTTTGTGCTTGTATGCAG ACACAACACAAGGTTGAAATGGACAAAAGAGACGGCATGTTTGGGCCACAACCAGTGATGGCAGTGCCCCCTATTCAGCAGATGTCACGCATTGATCAGCCAATTCCTCCCTCAGTTGGATATCCACCTCAGGGATATGGACAGCCCTATGGTTATCCACCCCAGGCCCAAGGCTACCCTGCAGCAGGCTATCCTCCACCTGCTTATCCTCCATCAAACTACCCGCCCCCTGGCTATCAACCATCTGGCTATCCAAAGTGA